In Lacrimispora indolis DSM 755, a genomic segment contains:
- a CDS encoding CPBP family intramembrane glutamic endopeptidase: MEDRRSAWKAFSRVGIGYGAFLLVTIIIQLEVGVIALALSRFGMEITFGNWYMVVVSLANYVVGGIIVYLIVKDMPVLCRPRGKKAGAGMLVSGFLICMSALFLGNLIGQALMSLVSALLGRPMINPVEEVIKDLSTWAIFVTMVIMAPVFEEILFRKVLVDRIRLYGDKAAILVSSVVFGLSHGNFYQFFYAFGIGLVFAYIYIQTGKLRYTIIFHMIINFLGSIAALHIGDNPLLAVGYSIFMLGAVFAGIILLFISRRKLVFHPGLMETWGKGSFKTLFVNLGMILFFLLSAVTFVVSSA, translated from the coding sequence GTGGAAGACAGAAGAAGTGCATGGAAAGCGTTTTCAAGAGTGGGAATCGGATATGGAGCATTCCTTCTTGTGACGATTATTATACAGCTTGAGGTGGGAGTCATCGCCCTTGCCCTGTCCCGGTTCGGAATGGAAATAACCTTTGGGAACTGGTATATGGTGGTTGTTTCTCTGGCTAATTACGTTGTCGGGGGAATTATCGTCTATCTCATTGTGAAGGATATGCCGGTTTTATGCAGGCCCAGAGGGAAAAAGGCCGGGGCAGGAATGCTTGTTTCCGGATTTTTGATCTGTATGAGTGCCCTGTTTTTGGGGAATCTTATTGGTCAGGCTCTTATGAGCCTTGTCAGCGCCCTTTTGGGAAGGCCTATGATTAATCCGGTAGAGGAAGTGATAAAGGATTTGAGTACCTGGGCGATTTTTGTCACAATGGTGATAATGGCCCCTGTTTTTGAGGAGATCCTGTTTCGCAAGGTCCTGGTCGACCGGATCCGGCTGTATGGAGATAAGGCGGCGATCCTGGTATCCAGTGTTGTCTTTGGTTTAAGCCACGGAAATTTCTACCAGTTCTTCTATGCCTTTGGCATTGGTCTTGTGTTTGCCTATATTTATATTCAGACGGGAAAGCTTCGTTATACCATAATTTTTCACATGATAATCAATTTTCTCGGCTCCATTGCGGCCCTTCACATTGGAGATAATCCACTGCTTGCTGTGGGCTACTCCATATTCATGCTTGGGGCAGTTTTTGCAGGAATCATTTTGCTTTTTATCAGCCGGAGAAAGCTGGTGTTTCATCCGGGGCTTATGGAAACCTGGGGCAAAGGTTCCTTTAAAACGCTGTTTGTAAACCTTGGAATGATCCTGTTTTTCCTTCTTTCGGCTGTAACCTTTGTCGTTTCTTCTGCTTAA
- a CDS encoding gamma-glutamyl-gamma-aminobutyrate hydrolase family protein: MKKPVIGIMGNTFMTEVGIFNSMERVYANTAYVEAVLRNGGIPVVIPATGILAGPEEAMAFCDGLLFPGGEDIHPWYYGEEPLPVLGEIRPEIDEALFRAGQYAITRSIPMLGICKGHQFLNVLMGGSLYQDISLREKESLQHMQKRKRSYLTHRVEVLEETRLASVLGAGTLETNSMHHQAVKKLGRGLKASAYASDGVIEALEDKEGLIMGIQWHPENLIDSVPAMNRLFSFFNGHCARMKSQ, encoded by the coding sequence TTGAAAAAACCTGTGATCGGTATTATGGGCAATACATTTATGACAGAAGTGGGAATATTCAACAGCATGGAACGGGTTTATGCCAATACCGCCTACGTGGAAGCAGTACTCAGAAACGGAGGCATTCCGGTTGTCATACCGGCAACCGGGATTCTGGCCGGACCGGAAGAGGCAATGGCATTTTGCGACGGCCTGCTGTTTCCCGGAGGGGAAGATATTCACCCATGGTATTATGGGGAGGAACCTCTGCCTGTTTTGGGGGAAATCCGGCCGGAAATCGACGAAGCTCTTTTTCGGGCGGGGCAGTATGCCATAACCCGGAGCATTCCCATGCTTGGGATATGCAAAGGGCATCAGTTCTTAAATGTTCTTATGGGAGGAAGCCTTTATCAGGATATTTCTCTGCGGGAGAAAGAAAGCCTGCAGCATATGCAGAAACGGAAAAGAAGCTATCTGACCCATCGCGTGGAGGTTTTAGAAGAAACAAGGCTTGCCTCCGTACTGGGGGCAGGAACGCTGGAAACCAACTCCATGCACCATCAGGCAGTGAAAAAGCTGGGACGCGGGCTTAAGGCATCTGCTTATGCATCCGATGGAGTGATAGAGGCTTTGGAGGATAAAGAGGGGCTTATTATGGGGATTCAATGGCATCCTGAAAACTTAATTGATTCTGTTCCCGCCATGAACCGGCTGTTTTCTTTTTTTAACGGGCATTGTGCCAGGATGAAGAGTCAATAA
- a CDS encoding M42 family metallopeptidase: MDMEMLGRLSNAFGPSGFEEDVVRTAAGYLGRYQVENDAMNNLYACMPEAESGKPVIQLDAHLDECGFMVQCIHSNGCLGILMLGGFHLTNVPAHSVLVKTRDGRLIKGIITSKPVHFMNDEERSSQSLDIESIYVDIGACSRKEAEEDFGISVGDPMVPDVSFSYDKDHGICFGKAFDNRAGCACIIETMNKLYEERKDLFVNVVGAFASQEEVGMRGATVTSQIVKPDLAIVFEGSPSDDFFFDAAVTQGKMKGGVQIRRMDKSYISNPAFVEYAIETAQSLGIKYQEAVRRGGSTNAGKLSLTGKAVPVLVLGVPTRYVHSHYNFCAKADLEAACQLAAEVIRRLDLSAIRHICRQDLL, encoded by the coding sequence ATGGATATGGAAATGTTAGGCAGACTGTCAAATGCCTTTGGTCCAAGCGGCTTTGAAGAAGATGTGGTGCGGACGGCGGCAGGGTATTTAGGCAGATATCAGGTTGAAAACGACGCGATGAACAATTTGTATGCCTGCATGCCTGAGGCGGAGTCAGGAAAGCCAGTGATTCAGCTGGATGCTCATCTGGATGAATGCGGTTTTATGGTGCAATGCATACACAGCAACGGCTGTCTGGGGATCCTGATGCTGGGAGGATTCCATCTTACCAATGTCCCGGCTCATTCCGTGCTTGTGAAGACCAGGGACGGAAGGCTTATAAAGGGCATTATCACCTCAAAGCCCGTTCATTTCATGAACGACGAGGAACGCAGTTCCCAGAGCCTTGACATAGAAAGTATATATGTGGACATAGGAGCCTGCAGCCGGAAAGAGGCGGAAGAGGATTTTGGCATATCTGTGGGTGATCCCATGGTTCCCGATGTGTCCTTTTCTTACGACAAGGACCATGGGATCTGCTTTGGTAAAGCTTTTGACAACCGGGCCGGCTGTGCTTGCATTATTGAAACCATGAACAAGTTATATGAGGAGAGAAAGGATCTTTTTGTGAATGTCGTAGGAGCCTTCGCCTCCCAGGAGGAAGTGGGAATGAGGGGAGCCACTGTCACAAGCCAGATTGTAAAGCCGGATCTGGCCATTGTTTTTGAGGGCTCTCCCTCGGATGATTTCTTCTTTGATGCGGCTGTCACTCAGGGGAAAATGAAGGGAGGCGTGCAGATCCGCCGAATGGATAAGAGCTATATTTCCAATCCTGCCTTTGTGGAGTATGCCATAGAAACAGCCCAAAGCCTGGGAATCAAATACCAGGAAGCTGTCCGCAGGGGAGGAAGCACCAATGCAGGAAAACTCAGTCTGACGGGGAAGGCGGTTCCGGTACTAGTGCTTGGCGTCCCCACCAGATACGTTCATTCCCATTATAATTTCTGTGCAAAAGCGGATTTGGAAGCGGCCTGCCAGTTGGCAGCCGAAGTGATCCGAAGGCTGGATCTTTCTGCGATCCGCCATATCTGCCGCCAGGATCTGCTGTAA